From Lujinxingia litoralis, one genomic window encodes:
- a CDS encoding YihY/virulence factor BrkB family protein produces the protein MRFALRVLVRFFGEKNGLILAGAVSYNTLLSVVPLFALIAVFFSSFIDEGLLLSTIQVELGLVAPGQAQALVRALEGFLAQKEVIGVVGLLVLLFFSSIAFRVLENALNVIFDQPEEPTRRSVWVSVLMPYLFICVMGIAITALTAVTAAIDAIPREVFELPLVGWEFSLDTATSVALYVSGVVGLTLLFGAIYRVLPLPFISYRRALIGGLTAAVLWEIVRHIMVWYFTSISLVNVIYGSLATVIIVLLSMEVASVILLLGAQVIAELDRADRAGVAWYENPSKVQKMEPPRPKKTRESKRRRVRTRRRRRDSEG, from the coding sequence GTGCGCTTTGCGCTGCGTGTGCTGGTGCGTTTTTTTGGCGAGAAAAACGGGCTGATTCTGGCCGGAGCGGTCTCCTACAACACCCTGCTATCGGTGGTGCCGCTCTTTGCATTGATCGCGGTCTTTTTTTCGAGCTTCATCGATGAGGGGCTTCTGCTCTCGACGATTCAGGTCGAGCTGGGGCTGGTGGCCCCGGGGCAGGCCCAGGCGCTGGTACGAGCGCTGGAGGGCTTTCTGGCCCAGAAAGAGGTCATCGGGGTGGTGGGGCTGTTGGTGCTGCTGTTCTTCAGCTCGATTGCCTTTCGGGTGCTGGAGAATGCGCTCAACGTGATCTTCGATCAGCCCGAGGAGCCGACCCGGCGCTCGGTGTGGGTTTCGGTGCTGATGCCCTACCTCTTTATCTGCGTGATGGGGATCGCGATCACGGCGTTGACCGCGGTGACGGCGGCGATCGATGCGATTCCACGGGAGGTCTTCGAGCTGCCCCTGGTGGGCTGGGAGTTCAGCCTGGATACGGCGACCAGCGTGGCGCTCTATGTCTCGGGGGTGGTGGGGCTGACGCTGCTTTTCGGGGCGATTTACCGGGTGCTGCCGCTGCCCTTTATCTCGTATCGGCGAGCGCTGATCGGGGGGCTGACCGCGGCGGTACTCTGGGAGATCGTACGCCATATTATGGTCTGGTACTTCACGAGCATCTCGCTGGTGAACGTGATCTACGGGTCGCTGGCCACGGTGATTATCGTGCTCCTCTCCATGGAGGTGGCCTCGGTGATTCTGTTGCTGGGGGCGCAGGTGATCGCCGAGCTCGATCGGGCCGATCGGGCCGGGGTGGCCTGGTATGAGAACCCCTCGAAGGTGCAGAAGATGGAGCCTCCGCGGCCGAAGA
- a CDS encoding polyprenyl synthetase family protein, whose protein sequence is MPQTATKPLASDFLTHFEHALDQALKDPRHAGKEPAVLLEACRHLSFASGAKRMRPLLVDHFGAALNLPREARIALAITSELIHTASLLHDDVVDEGTTRRGLPTANAQWNNSVAVLGGDLMLCIALEQLYDFPREVTFEAVTLVAEMTRAAMREVDARHDSSWGLDEWAAIAHGKTGALLAFCGTASARVAGRSELIERLGLCGHHLGLAFQITDDLIDVVGHPIDIGKDRLADLRNRNPSYPIALARSSNADFARALEQLWQRDDLAEEDVQRFGAWIVELGCAQQTLATVEDHLDRAMDALGEFQHGPGGEHIAQWATQLRTQARWSLEKR, encoded by the coding sequence ATGCCGCAAACCGCCACCAAGCCCCTCGCCAGCGACTTCCTCACGCACTTTGAACACGCCCTTGATCAGGCGCTCAAAGACCCACGTCACGCCGGAAAAGAACCGGCCGTGCTGCTGGAGGCCTGCCGCCACCTCTCCTTTGCCTCGGGCGCCAAACGCATGCGCCCGCTCCTCGTCGATCACTTCGGCGCGGCGCTCAACCTGCCGCGAGAGGCCCGCATCGCCCTGGCGATCACCTCCGAACTCATCCACACCGCCAGCCTCCTCCACGACGATGTCGTCGACGAGGGCACCACGCGCCGCGGACTCCCCACCGCCAACGCCCAGTGGAACAACTCGGTGGCAGTACTCGGCGGCGATCTGATGCTCTGCATCGCCCTGGAGCAGCTCTACGACTTCCCCCGCGAAGTCACCTTTGAGGCGGTGACCCTGGTCGCCGAGATGACTCGCGCGGCCATGCGCGAGGTCGATGCTCGTCATGACTCCAGCTGGGGCCTGGATGAATGGGCCGCCATCGCCCACGGAAAAACCGGCGCCCTGCTGGCCTTCTGCGGCACCGCCTCGGCCCGGGTGGCCGGCCGCTCCGAACTCATCGAGCGTCTGGGCCTCTGCGGCCACCACCTGGGACTGGCCTTCCAGATCACCGACGATCTCATCGACGTGGTCGGCCATCCCATCGACATCGGCAAAGATCGCCTGGCTGACCTGCGCAACCGCAACCCTTCCTACCCCATCGCCCTGGCTCGCAGCTCCAACGCCGACTTCGCCCGCGCGCTGGAGCAGCTCTGGCAGCGCGACGACCTGGCCGAAGAAGACGTCCAGCGCTTTGGCGCCTGGATCGTCGAGCTGGGCTGCGCACAACAGACCCTGGCCACCGTCGAAGACCATCTCGATCGGGCCATGGACGCACTCGGTGAGTTTCAGCACGGCCCCGGCGGCGAACATATCGCCCAGTGGGCCACTCAGCTCCGGACCCAGGCTCGCTGGAGTCTGGAGAAACGATGA
- a CDS encoding GbsR/MarR family transcriptional regulator translates to MKGYNYRTSDNPPTTSLPLWEALVTDAVGDVIEFWGFKRNHGRVWALLYLRRVPMNSSEIQDALELSKGAVSMITRDLELWNVVRRVRQASSSAWHFVAEVEFMQMITQVLEQREGQLISRVATDLKDAGRLAAEHPDVDDETLERIERMRRLAAMIQQALAIFAKTARLDVSNTRDLL, encoded by the coding sequence ATGAAGGGCTACAACTACCGCACCTCCGACAACCCTCCGACCACCTCGCTCCCGCTGTGGGAGGCGCTGGTCACCGATGCGGTAGGCGACGTCATCGAATTCTGGGGCTTTAAGCGCAACCACGGCCGGGTCTGGGCCCTGCTCTACCTGCGCCGCGTCCCCATGAACTCCTCCGAGATTCAGGATGCCCTGGAACTCTCCAAGGGGGCGGTCTCCATGATCACCCGGGACCTCGAACTGTGGAACGTGGTCCGAAGGGTGCGTCAGGCCTCCAGCTCCGCCTGGCACTTTGTTGCCGAGGTGGAGTTCATGCAGATGATCACCCAGGTCCTGGAGCAACGCGAAGGGCAGCTCATCTCCCGCGTGGCCACCGACCTCAAAGACGCCGGGCGCCTGGCCGCCGAACACCCGGATGTCGACGACGAGACCCTTGAGCGCATCGAACGCATGCGCCGCCTTGCTGCCATGATCCAGCAGGCTCTGGCGATCTTCGCCAAGACCGCCCGGCTCGACGTAAGCAACACCCGCGATCTGCTCTGA
- a CDS encoding AAA family ATPase, with protein sequence MATDLNPDALDPALDDELAAVEQLAQARDAIIAQVRKRIFGQDELIEHLLIAIFARGHCLLMGVPGLAKTYLIATLSQVLDLDFNRIQFTPDLMPADITGTDILEEDQATGKRVFKFLQGPVFTNLLLADEINRTPPKTQAALLQSMAEYRVSAGGTTYELDLPFLVFATQNPIEQEGTYPLPEAQLDRFMFHLKVDYPDLEDELAIVRNTTTNHKPPIEKVLNAETILRLQELVLKVPVSDEVVAYAVNLVRKTRPNDPSAPEVVQRYVSFGAGPRAGQAIILAGKARALLDGRLTVSTEDIDYLAPSILRHRLLTNFQAEAQGLTPEKIIAQIVAG encoded by the coding sequence ATGGCCACCGATCTCAACCCCGACGCCCTCGACCCCGCCCTCGACGACGAGCTCGCCGCGGTCGAACAGCTTGCCCAGGCCCGCGACGCCATCATCGCCCAGGTCCGAAAGCGTATCTTCGGACAGGATGAGCTCATTGAGCACCTGCTCATTGCCATCTTCGCCCGCGGCCACTGCCTGCTGATGGGGGTCCCCGGGCTGGCAAAGACCTACCTGATCGCCACCCTCTCCCAGGTGCTGGATCTGGACTTTAACCGCATCCAGTTCACCCCCGACCTGATGCCCGCCGACATCACCGGTACCGATATCCTGGAAGAAGATCAGGCCACCGGAAAGCGCGTCTTCAAGTTCTTGCAGGGCCCCGTCTTCACCAACCTGCTCCTGGCCGACGAGATCAACCGCACCCCGCCCAAGACCCAGGCCGCCCTCCTGCAGTCGATGGCCGAATACCGGGTCTCGGCAGGGGGCACCACCTACGAGCTGGATCTGCCCTTTCTGGTCTTTGCCACCCAGAACCCCATTGAGCAGGAAGGCACCTACCCCCTGCCCGAGGCTCAGCTCGACCGCTTTATGTTCCACCTCAAGGTCGACTACCCCGATCTCGAAGACGAACTGGCCATCGTCCGAAACACCACCACCAATCACAAACCACCCATTGAAAAGGTGCTCAACGCCGAGACCATCCTCCGCCTCCAGGAGCTGGTGCTCAAGGTCCCGGTCTCCGACGAGGTCGTGGCCTACGCCGTCAACCTGGTGCGCAAGACGCGCCCCAATGACCCCAGCGCTCCCGAGGTGGTTCAGCGCTACGTCAGCTTCGGGGCCGGCCCGCGCGCCGGTCAGGCGATCATCCTGGCCGGCAAAGCCCGCGCCCTCCTCGATGGCCGCCTCACCGTGTCCACCGAAGACATCGACTACCTGGCCCCCTCGATCCTTCGCCACCGCCTGCTGACCAACTTCCAGGCCGAGGCCCAGGGGCTGACCCCCGAGAAGATCATCGCCCAGATCGTGGCCGGCTGA
- a CDS encoding DUF58 domain-containing protein codes for MVDALRQTYLNPATLDQLGDMHVRARQLAQGVIAGLHRSPHRGGSVEFSEYTEYSAGQELRRVDWKVYGKSDKYYVKQFEDETNLQAFLLMDGSGSMAFQSELGPLSKLDHARYVAATLAYLFIRQGDAVGALGFAETPGAFLPAASRGKHLDDIFYLLDNLPASGPTALDASLRQIAERARRRSLVLIFSDLLDASERTEELLRVLASRNFDVAVFQVLDPAELSLPYEGLSLFEGLEDDGELLADPDDLRDRYIQTMRAHNQRLEELCTGANIAYLRYDTTRPIERVCQDFLRGRG; via the coding sequence ATGGTTGACGCGTTACGACAAACCTACCTGAACCCCGCCACCCTCGATCAGCTCGGCGACATGCACGTGCGTGCTCGCCAGCTGGCCCAGGGGGTGATCGCCGGTCTGCACCGCTCGCCACACCGCGGCGGCTCGGTGGAGTTCTCCGAGTACACCGAGTACTCCGCCGGTCAGGAACTGCGCCGGGTCGACTGGAAGGTCTACGGCAAAAGCGACAAATACTACGTCAAACAATTCGAAGATGAGACCAACCTTCAGGCCTTCCTGCTGATGGACGGCTCCGGCTCCATGGCCTTTCAGAGCGAACTGGGCCCGCTGAGCAAGCTCGATCACGCCCGCTACGTGGCCGCCACCCTGGCCTACCTTTTCATCCGACAGGGCGACGCCGTCGGCGCGCTGGGCTTTGCCGAAACCCCCGGGGCGTTTTTGCCGGCGGCCTCCCGCGGCAAGCACCTCGACGACATCTTCTACCTGCTCGACAACCTCCCGGCCTCCGGCCCGACCGCCCTGGACGCCAGCCTGCGCCAGATCGCCGAACGCGCCCGCCGACGCAGCCTGGTACTCATCTTCAGCGACCTCCTCGACGCCAGCGAGCGCACCGAAGAGCTGCTGCGAGTGCTCGCCAGCCGCAACTTCGATGTCGCCGTCTTCCAGGTGCTCGACCCCGCCGAACTCTCCCTGCCCTACGAAGGTTTAAGCCTCTTCGAGGGCCTGGAAGACGATGGCGAACTCCTGGCCGATCCCGACGACCTGCGAGACCGCTACATCCAGACGATGCGCGCCCATAATCAACGCCTCGAAGAGCTCTGCACCGGCGCCAACATCGCCTACCTGCGCTACGACACCACCCGGCCCATTGAGCGCGTCTGTCAGGACTTCTTAAGGGGGCGCGGATGA